The following are encoded together in the Peromyscus leucopus breed LL Stock chromosome 1, UCI_PerLeu_2.1, whole genome shotgun sequence genome:
- the R3hcc1l gene encoding coiled-coil domain-containing protein R3HCC1L isoform X4, which translates to MQQEAERCRIRTKRPDMALYVPKARRGTALLKAGDKEESCRPPALVVKEQKEGCLPQRISGNNPESQRLSGRSHRKEYDYKEGKRSSSKLRKDGCLQKKNKDKVCAKRGSEESKEASSQEAPPGGILSNIPLQRLFEPKEMECLEVPTVAVTGHREVLLSKSYSEVSGAQVLDRSFQNMGLCAFSGETFVNRKLENRIETEAKVMELVSQFPQVVPALLKPEGMVIPVTLGSDPAPAPPSVETPDGVSEHSPGSTSAVSVPGGPGDDVEPAFIDFEVESEHTVNTTESVLGQKGVDSIPETVGNISLKMAVVSKLESTNGIIDPAVTGGCETDSSASELCVEYDPSDTAVLAREIDTDNGFENVCDTTSKAYMEDIAGALCDHVTAGSPCVAAVRESEESSSNASHFSDYLEMSADVALLDAAESENDSENISSLTACSDIYAESIASSFTESTGKLIESVSGCACSLPIKKIADSNCTTCSDSELSVSNGTEVLSESALGSDLNSTEEITEALHELRTAEEFKTKEEDDSENAVCGLSFSDRDSSVETSRELKTTDTSHIQGSIAVEESWESMFNDDGDCVDPRLLQELSGNMKTRKSIQEPRFDYYSHELPDIDLSECEFPHVIEIYDFPQEFRTEDLLRIFCSYQ; encoded by the coding sequence ATgcagcaagaagcagagagatgcaGAATTCGAACCAAAAGGCCTGACATGGCACTTTATGTACCTAAAGCTCGAAGGGGTACAGCACTTCTCAAGGCAGGTGACAAGGAAGAAAGCTGTCGGCCTCCTGCCCTAGTGGTGAAAGAGCAAAAAGAAGGTTGTCTCCCCCAGAGGATCTCTGGAAATAACCCCGAGTCTCAAAGACTAAGTGGACGTTCTCACAGAAAGGAGTATGACtataaggaaggaaagagatcTTCATCAAAATTAAGGAAAGACGGGTGTcttcaaaaaaagaataaagataagGTTTGTGCTAAGAGAGGAAGCGAAGAATCCAAAGAAGCCTCATCTCAAGAAGCCCCCCCTGGTGGGATTCTGTCTAATATACCTCTACAAAGACTTTTTGAACCAAAGGAAATGGAGTGTTTGGAAGTTCCGACTGTGGCAGTGACGGGACACCGGGAGGTGCTTCTGTCAAAGTCTTACTCAGAAGTCAGTGGTGCTCAGGTTCTAGACAGATCATTCCAGAACATGGGGCTTTGTGCTTTTAGTGGAGAAACTTTTGTAAATAGAAAGTTGGAAAACAGAATTGAAACAGAGGCCAAAGTTATGGAGCTTGTCTCCCAGTTTCCTCAAGTTGTTCCTGCTCTGTTGAAACCAGAGGGTATGGTTATACCAGTAACACTAGGTTCTGATCCTGCACCTGCACCACCCAGTGTGGAAACACCAGATGGAGTGTCAGAGCACAGTCCTGGGAGCACCTCTGCAGTTTCTGTGCCTGGAGGTCCAGGTGATGATGTTGAGCCAGCTTTTATAGACTTTGAAGTTGAGAGTGAGCATACAGTCAACACTACAGAGTCTGTCTTGGGTCAGAAAGGTGTAGATTCCATTCCTGAGACTGTGGGTAACATTTCTCTTAAAATGGCTGTAGTTAGCAAATTAGAGAGCACAAATGGCATTATTGATCCAGCAGTGACTGGAGGATGCGAGACTGACAGCTCTGCTAGTGAGTTATGTGTAGAGTATGACCCGTCTGATACAGCTGTCCTTGCTCGGGAAATAGACACAGATAATGGATTTGAGAACGTATGTGACACAACCAGCAAGGCCTATATGGAGGACATTGCAGGTGCACTTTGTGATCATGTGACTGCAGGCAGCCCGTGTGTGGCTGCCGTTAGAGAATCTGAGGAGAGTAGTAGCAATGCAAGTCATTTCTCAGATTATCTAGAAATGAGTGCAGATGTAGCCCTGCTTGATGCGGCTGAAAGTGAGAACGACTCTGAAAACATTAGCAGCCTAACTGCTTGCTCAGATATTTATGCTGAGAGTATTGCATCTAGTTTTACAGAGTCAACAGGAAAGTTGATAGAGAGTGTGTCAGGCTGTGCTTGCTCTTTACCCATAAAGAAGATTGCTGATAGTAATTGTACCACTTGTTCGGACTCTGAACTGAGTGTGTCAAATGGGACAGAAGTCCTTTCGGAGAGTGCCTTGGGCAGTGATCTGAATAGTACTGAGGAGATAACAGAGGCATTGCACGAACTAAGAACTGCTGAAGAgtttaaaacaaaagaggaagatgaCTCAGAGAATGCAGTGTGTGGCCTATCGTTTTCTGATAGAGATTCATCTGTGGAAACATCCAGAGAGCTAAAAACAACAGACACTTCTCACATCCAAGGAAGTATTGCTGTGGAGGAAAGCTGGGAATCTATGTTTAATGATGATGGTGACTGTGTAGATCCGCGTCTTCTCCAAGAG
- the R3hcc1l gene encoding coiled-coil domain-containing protein R3HCC1L isoform X3 — protein sequence MQQEAERCRIRTKRPDMALYVPKARRGTALLKAGDKEESCRPPALVVKEQKEGCLPQRISGNNPESQRLSGRSHRKEYDYKEGKRSSSKLRKDGCLQKKNKDKVCAKRGSEESKEASSQEAPPGGILSNIPLQRLFEPKEMECLEVPTVAVTGHREVLLSKSYSEVSGAQVLDRSFQNMGLCAFSGETFVNRKLENRIETEAKVMELVSQFPQVVPALLKPEGMVIPVTLGSDPAPAPPSVETPDGVSEHSPGSTSAVSVPGGPGDDVEPAFIDFEVESEHTVNTTESVLGQKGVDSIPETVGNISLKMAVVSKLESTNGIIDPAVTGGCETDSSASELCVEYDPSDTAVLAREIDTDNGFENVCDTTSKAYMEDIAGALCDHVTAGSPCVAAVRESEESSSNASHFSDYLEMSADVALLDAAESENDSENISSLTACSDIYAESIASSFTESTGKLIESVSGCACSLPIKKIADSNCTTCSDSELSVSNGTEVLSESALGSDLNSTEEITEALHELRTAEEFKTKEEDDSENAVCGLSFSDRDSSVETSRELKTTDTSHIQGSIAVEESWESMFNDDGDCVDPRLLQELSGNMKTRKSIQEPRFDYYSHELPDIDLSECEFPHVIEIYDFPQEFRTEDLLRIFCSYHS from the coding sequence ATgcagcaagaagcagagagatgcaGAATTCGAACCAAAAGGCCTGACATGGCACTTTATGTACCTAAAGCTCGAAGGGGTACAGCACTTCTCAAGGCAGGTGACAAGGAAGAAAGCTGTCGGCCTCCTGCCCTAGTGGTGAAAGAGCAAAAAGAAGGTTGTCTCCCCCAGAGGATCTCTGGAAATAACCCCGAGTCTCAAAGACTAAGTGGACGTTCTCACAGAAAGGAGTATGACtataaggaaggaaagagatcTTCATCAAAATTAAGGAAAGACGGGTGTcttcaaaaaaagaataaagataagGTTTGTGCTAAGAGAGGAAGCGAAGAATCCAAAGAAGCCTCATCTCAAGAAGCCCCCCCTGGTGGGATTCTGTCTAATATACCTCTACAAAGACTTTTTGAACCAAAGGAAATGGAGTGTTTGGAAGTTCCGACTGTGGCAGTGACGGGACACCGGGAGGTGCTTCTGTCAAAGTCTTACTCAGAAGTCAGTGGTGCTCAGGTTCTAGACAGATCATTCCAGAACATGGGGCTTTGTGCTTTTAGTGGAGAAACTTTTGTAAATAGAAAGTTGGAAAACAGAATTGAAACAGAGGCCAAAGTTATGGAGCTTGTCTCCCAGTTTCCTCAAGTTGTTCCTGCTCTGTTGAAACCAGAGGGTATGGTTATACCAGTAACACTAGGTTCTGATCCTGCACCTGCACCACCCAGTGTGGAAACACCAGATGGAGTGTCAGAGCACAGTCCTGGGAGCACCTCTGCAGTTTCTGTGCCTGGAGGTCCAGGTGATGATGTTGAGCCAGCTTTTATAGACTTTGAAGTTGAGAGTGAGCATACAGTCAACACTACAGAGTCTGTCTTGGGTCAGAAAGGTGTAGATTCCATTCCTGAGACTGTGGGTAACATTTCTCTTAAAATGGCTGTAGTTAGCAAATTAGAGAGCACAAATGGCATTATTGATCCAGCAGTGACTGGAGGATGCGAGACTGACAGCTCTGCTAGTGAGTTATGTGTAGAGTATGACCCGTCTGATACAGCTGTCCTTGCTCGGGAAATAGACACAGATAATGGATTTGAGAACGTATGTGACACAACCAGCAAGGCCTATATGGAGGACATTGCAGGTGCACTTTGTGATCATGTGACTGCAGGCAGCCCGTGTGTGGCTGCCGTTAGAGAATCTGAGGAGAGTAGTAGCAATGCAAGTCATTTCTCAGATTATCTAGAAATGAGTGCAGATGTAGCCCTGCTTGATGCGGCTGAAAGTGAGAACGACTCTGAAAACATTAGCAGCCTAACTGCTTGCTCAGATATTTATGCTGAGAGTATTGCATCTAGTTTTACAGAGTCAACAGGAAAGTTGATAGAGAGTGTGTCAGGCTGTGCTTGCTCTTTACCCATAAAGAAGATTGCTGATAGTAATTGTACCACTTGTTCGGACTCTGAACTGAGTGTGTCAAATGGGACAGAAGTCCTTTCGGAGAGTGCCTTGGGCAGTGATCTGAATAGTACTGAGGAGATAACAGAGGCATTGCACGAACTAAGAACTGCTGAAGAgtttaaaacaaaagaggaagatgaCTCAGAGAATGCAGTGTGTGGCCTATCGTTTTCTGATAGAGATTCATCTGTGGAAACATCCAGAGAGCTAAAAACAACAGACACTTCTCACATCCAAGGAAGTATTGCTGTGGAGGAAAGCTGGGAATCTATGTTTAATGATGATGGTGACTGTGTAGATCCGCGTCTTCTCCAAGAG